The Streptomyces sp. NBC_01275 genome has a segment encoding these proteins:
- a CDS encoding S9 family peptidase, whose amino-acid sequence MTTEPDSFPLRHARTQRFTLGAPRSFTVAPDGSRVVFLRSGSGTDRAGSLWVLDPADGAERVAAEPRALLGGVPEDLSPEERARRERSREGSGGIVGYATDAAVELASFALSGRLFTAELRAGTARELPVPGPVIDPRPSPDGRYVAYVCGGALRVVEAEGEGDRAVADPATESDTGTVSYGLAEFIAAEEMDRSRGFWWAPESDRLLVTRVDEAPVERWWISDPAQPKRDPHHVRYPAAGTANADVRLFVFGLDGVRTEVVWDRARYPYLARVHWSGAGAPLLLVQARDQRSQLFLAVDTATGATRMVHADEDPIWLDLFPGVPCWSPSGQLVRIADEGGARVLAVGERPLTGAQLHVRAVLDVTADDVLLTASAGADAEHPETGEVHVYRVNELGVERLTQEPGVHSAVRAGGVTVLASHTLDRPGVQVQVLRDGKPATTVRSYAEDPGLSPRVTLTQGGARQIPCAVLMPTDYVGDTPLPVLMDPYGGPHGQRVVAAHNPHLTSQWFADQGFAVIVADGRGTPGRSPGWEKAIKDDLAAVVLQDQIDALHGLADRFPLDLTRVAIRGWSFGGYLAGLAALRRPDVFHAAVVGAPVTDLRLYDTHYQERYLGHPAQQPDVYRRNSLIDDEGLVDAAEPARPMMIIHGLADDNVVVAHSLRLSSALLAAGRPHEVLPLSGVTHMTPQEKVAENLLLLQLDFLRRALHLT is encoded by the coding sequence ATGACGACCGAGCCCGACTCCTTCCCCCTGCGGCACGCCCGCACCCAGCGTTTCACTCTCGGCGCGCCGCGTTCGTTCACCGTGGCCCCCGACGGCTCCCGGGTGGTGTTCCTGCGCTCCGGTTCCGGCACGGATCGCGCGGGTTCGCTGTGGGTCCTCGACCCGGCGGACGGCGCGGAGCGCGTGGCGGCCGAGCCGCGCGCGCTCCTCGGCGGCGTCCCGGAGGACCTCTCGCCCGAGGAACGGGCGCGCCGCGAACGCAGTCGCGAGGGCAGCGGCGGGATCGTCGGCTACGCCACCGACGCGGCCGTCGAGTTGGCGTCTTTCGCCTTGTCAGGGCGGCTTTTCACGGCCGAGCTGCGGGCCGGTACCGCACGTGAACTCCCCGTCCCGGGACCGGTGATCGACCCCCGGCCGTCCCCCGACGGGCGGTACGTCGCCTACGTCTGCGGGGGCGCGCTACGGGTCGTGGAGGCCGAGGGCGAGGGTGACCGGGCGGTGGCGGATCCGGCGACGGAATCGGACACGGGTACGGTTTCCTATGGATTGGCCGAGTTCATCGCGGCCGAGGAGATGGACCGTTCACGGGGCTTCTGGTGGGCCCCGGAATCGGACCGACTGCTGGTCACACGGGTGGACGAAGCGCCGGTGGAGCGGTGGTGGATCTCCGATCCGGCCCAGCCGAAACGTGACCCACACCACGTGCGGTATCCAGCAGCTGGGACGGCCAACGCGGACGTACGGCTGTTCGTGTTCGGGCTCGACGGGGTGCGCACGGAGGTCGTCTGGGATCGGGCGCGCTATCCGTATCTGGCGCGAGTGCACTGGTCAGGGGCGGGGGCTCCGCTGCTGCTCGTACAGGCGCGCGACCAGCGCAGTCAGCTGTTCCTGGCGGTGGACACCGCCACCGGAGCGACCCGGATGGTGCACGCCGACGAAGATCCGATTTGGCTGGATCTTTTCCCTGGCGTGCCGTGCTGGAGCCCCTCCGGACAGCTCGTGCGGATCGCCGACGAGGGCGGCGCACGCGTCCTGGCCGTGGGCGAACGGCCCCTGACCGGAGCCCAGTTGCACGTACGGGCGGTGCTGGACGTCACGGCCGACGACGTGCTGCTCACCGCCTCGGCCGGCGCGGACGCCGAGCACCCGGAAACCGGCGAGGTGCATGTCTACCGCGTCAACGAACTCGGCGTCGAGCGTCTCACCCAGGAGCCCGGCGTGCACTCGGCGGTGCGCGCGGGGGGCGTGACCGTGCTGGCGTCCCACACGCTCGACCGGCCGGGCGTCCAGGTCCAGGTACTGCGGGACGGGAAGCCCGCGACGACTGTCCGATCGTATGCGGAAGATCCCGGTCTGTCCCCGCGCGTGACGCTGACACAGGGGGGCGCACGGCAGATCCCGTGCGCCGTGCTTATGCCTACGGACTACGTCGGTGACACTCCCCTCCCCGTTCTCATGGATCCCTACGGCGGTCCGCACGGTCAGCGGGTCGTCGCCGCACACAACCCGCACCTCACCTCACAGTGGTTCGCCGACCAGGGGTTCGCGGTGATCGTCGCCGACGGCCGGGGCACTCCGGGCCGTTCGCCCGGCTGGGAGAAGGCGATCAAGGACGACCTCGCCGCGGTCGTGCTCCAGGACCAGATCGACGCCCTGCACGGCCTCGCCGACCGCTTCCCGCTCGATCTGACCCGGGTGGCCATCCGCGGCTGGTCGTTCGGCGGCTATCTGGCAGGGCTCGCGGCCCTGCGCCGGCCCGACGTCTTCCACGCGGCGGTGGTCGGCGCGCCCGTCACCGACCTGCGCCTCTACGACACCCACTACCAGGAGCGCTACCTCGGGCACCCCGCACAGCAGCCGGACGTCTACCGGCGCAACTCGCTGATCGACGACGAGGGCCTGGTGGACGCGGCCGAGCCGGCCCGGCCCATGATGATCATCCACGGGCTGGCGGACGACAACGTCGTGGTCGCCCACTCACTGCGGCTGTCCTCGGCCCTCCTCGCGGCCGGCCGCCCGCACGAGGTGCTCCCCCTGTCCGGCGTGACCCACATGACCCCCCAGGAGAAGGTCGCGGAGAATCTGCTGCTGCTCCAGCTGGACTTTCTTCGGCGCGCCCTCCATCTGACCTGA
- a CDS encoding helix-turn-helix domain-containing protein, whose product MDTQNPSAPPRAQSLTAANKHPNRRQFGGLVHDNARHTTRFTVIGNHLAQHGELSLLAIGLGVHIQSLPSGAQIDIKSLTARFPEGATRIAAALRELEAHGYLRRKRERIPDGRVITRTVSCNQPGHHRRTTASEAGSKPTRPTRPAPRKPKPLPAVPRPSRPYPKLLQAATDLLADLRRHDSRCLLSTCDTAHLAPGVAAWLERDVSPAAVRQALTADLPPEGVRRPSALLAHRLTALLPPPPPFREPAAPPPVTRHPVRNCDGCDRGFRSSDPDARCRDCQ is encoded by the coding sequence ATGGATACGCAGAACCCTAGCGCGCCCCCGCGCGCCCAGTCCCTTACTGCCGCCAACAAACACCCGAACCGGCGGCAATTCGGCGGTCTCGTTCACGACAACGCCCGCCACACCACCCGCTTCACGGTGATCGGCAACCATCTCGCCCAGCACGGGGAGTTGTCCCTCCTGGCGATCGGACTCGGCGTCCACATCCAGTCGTTGCCTTCGGGCGCTCAGATCGACATCAAGTCCCTCACCGCCCGCTTCCCCGAGGGCGCGACCCGCATCGCCGCAGCCCTCCGCGAGCTGGAGGCCCACGGCTACCTGCGCCGCAAGCGCGAACGCATCCCGGACGGCCGCGTCATCACCCGCACGGTCTCCTGCAACCAGCCCGGTCATCACCGCCGTACGACAGCGTCCGAGGCCGGCTCCAAGCCGACGCGGCCGACGCGGCCCGCACCCCGCAAGCCCAAGCCTCTCCCCGCCGTCCCGCGTCCCTCACGCCCCTATCCCAAGCTTCTTCAGGCGGCCACCGACCTCCTCGCCGACCTCCGCCGCCACGACTCCCGCTGTCTCCTCTCCACCTGCGACACGGCCCACCTCGCCCCCGGAGTCGCCGCCTGGCTGGAGCGGGACGTCAGCCCCGCCGCCGTACGGCAGGCACTCACCGCCGACCTTCCACCCGAAGGCGTCCGCCGCCCCAGTGCCCTCCTGGCGCACCGGCTGACGGCCCTGCTGCCGCCTCCACCGCCGTTTCGCGAACCCGCCGCCCCACCGCCGGTCACCAGGCACCCGGTGCGGAACTGCGACGGCTGCGACCGCGGCTTCCGCTCGTCCGATCCGGACGCCCGCTGTCGCGACTGCCAGTAG
- the mshB gene encoding N-acetyl-1-D-myo-inositol-2-amino-2-deoxy-alpha-D-glucopyranoside deacetylase, with the protein MTELPARRLMLVHAHPDDESINNGATMARYAAEGVHLTLVTCTLGERGEVIPPELRHLTGAALGAHRLGELTAAMAELGVDDFRLLGGVGRYGDSGMMGIPDNDDPTCFWQADVDAAAAHLVEVILETRPQVLLAYDDNGGYGHPDHIQAHRVALRAVELADAAGWRIPKVYYNRVPRSVAEAAFARLQDELPELPFAKSAAIADVPGVVDDERITAEIDGSAYATAKAAAMRAHVTQIDVAPGGRCFALSNELAQPLFTTEYYELVRGEAGESGSAQKRETDLFAGVVDGPGTEGSV; encoded by the coding sequence ATGACGGAACTGCCCGCCCGGCGTCTGATGCTGGTGCACGCGCACCCGGACGACGAGTCGATCAACAACGGCGCGACCATGGCCAGGTACGCGGCCGAAGGGGTCCACCTGACCCTGGTCACCTGCACCCTCGGCGAACGCGGTGAGGTGATTCCGCCCGAGCTGCGGCATCTGACCGGGGCCGCGCTCGGCGCGCACCGGCTGGGTGAGCTCACCGCCGCCATGGCGGAGCTCGGCGTCGACGACTTCCGGCTCCTCGGCGGCGTGGGCCGCTACGGCGACTCCGGGATGATGGGCATCCCCGACAACGACGACCCCACCTGCTTCTGGCAGGCCGACGTCGACGCGGCCGCCGCGCACCTCGTCGAGGTGATCCTGGAGACCCGCCCCCAGGTCCTCCTCGCCTACGACGACAACGGCGGCTACGGCCACCCCGACCACATCCAGGCCCACCGCGTCGCCCTGCGCGCCGTCGAACTGGCCGACGCGGCCGGCTGGCGCATCCCCAAGGTCTACTACAACCGCGTCCCGCGCTCCGTCGCCGAGGCCGCCTTCGCCCGGCTCCAGGACGAGCTGCCCGAGCTCCCCTTCGCCAAGAGCGCGGCCATCGCCGACGTACCCGGCGTCGTCGACGACGAGCGCATCACCGCCGAGATCGACGGCTCCGCGTACGCCACTGCAAAGGCCGCCGCCATGCGCGCCCACGTCACCCAGATCGACGTGGCCCCCGGCGGGCGCTGTTTCGCCCTCTCCAACGAACTCGCGCAACCCCTCTTCACCACCGAGTACTACGAGCTGGTGCGCGGCGAGGCCGGAGAGAGCGGGTCCGCACAGAAGAGGGAGACCGACCTGTTCGCCGGCGTCGTCGACGGCCCCGGCACCGAGGGGAGCGTGTGA
- a CDS encoding DUF6113 family protein — MSDRGSLLAQPLQRPPAIRVAAYLGLFVLGAVAGTAGALVQAGWFPGGLLLALVGAAGLFVGGARALDTRAGAVAPAAGWMISVVLLTAGRPEGDFLFGAGGGSYLFLLGGMALAVICATLGLGRQPTGGDVRLGN, encoded by the coding sequence ATGTCCGACCGCGGTTCTCTCCTCGCCCAGCCCCTCCAACGGCCCCCCGCCATACGCGTCGCCGCCTACCTGGGGCTCTTCGTGCTCGGCGCGGTCGCCGGGACGGCCGGGGCCCTCGTGCAGGCCGGCTGGTTCCCCGGCGGGCTGCTGCTCGCGCTCGTCGGCGCGGCCGGGCTCTTCGTCGGCGGGGCGCGGGCCCTGGACACCCGGGCCGGCGCCGTCGCTCCCGCCGCCGGCTGGATGATCTCCGTCGTGCTGCTCACCGCAGGTCGCCCCGAGGGCGACTTCCTCTTCGGCGCGGGAGGCGGCTCCTACCTCTTCCTGCTCGGAGGCATGGCACTTGCTGTGATCTGCGCCACGCTTGGTTTGGGACGGCAACCGACCGGCGGCGACGTCCGACTTGGCAATTGA